In Porphyrobacter sp. LM 6, one DNA window encodes the following:
- a CDS encoding Glu/Leu/Phe/Val family dehydrogenase: MTAFWAEPDFDAHECVQLVHDRASGLTAIIAIHSTHLGPSAGGTRFWHYNDPAGAMRDALRLSRGMSYKNAMAGLPMGGGKAVILADEQRIKTPEMLAAFGDAVEALGGRYVTAEDVGITEADMVAVSQRTAHVSGLPVEGEGRAGGDPGPFTAFGIYLGIKAAVAHKLGTDSLAGVRVAVQGTGSVGGGVARLLAKDGAVLTLADINAARAAALADELGGVAVASDTIMSTPCDVFSPNALGAILDDAGIAGLDCAIVAGGANNQLARPEHGTQLAARGILYAPDYVINAGGIISVATEYLARREGRIGDIAEVDALVGQIPGRLTAIWRESEASGVSADVVADRMAQKLIGRG, translated from the coding sequence ATGACCGCTTTCTGGGCCGAACCCGATTTCGATGCGCACGAATGCGTGCAGCTGGTGCATGACCGCGCGAGCGGGCTTACGGCGATCATCGCGATCCATTCGACCCATCTTGGCCCCTCGGCCGGCGGCACCCGCTTCTGGCATTACAACGACCCCGCTGGCGCGATGCGCGATGCGCTGCGCCTGTCGCGCGGGATGAGCTACAAGAACGCGATGGCGGGCCTGCCGATGGGCGGGGGCAAGGCTGTGATCCTTGCCGATGAACAGCGGATCAAGACCCCCGAAATGCTCGCCGCTTTCGGCGATGCGGTCGAGGCGCTGGGCGGGCGTTATGTCACGGCAGAGGACGTCGGGATTACCGAGGCGGACATGGTCGCTGTTTCGCAGCGCACCGCCCATGTCTCCGGCCTGCCGGTCGAGGGCGAGGGCCGCGCGGGCGGCGATCCCGGCCCGTTCACGGCCTTCGGTATCTATCTCGGCATCAAGGCGGCCGTCGCGCACAAGCTCGGCACCGATAGCCTCGCGGGTGTCCGCGTTGCGGTGCAGGGCACGGGCTCTGTCGGCGGCGGCGTGGCACGTCTGCTGGCGAAGGACGGCGCAGTGCTGACGCTCGCCGATATCAACGCCGCTCGCGCGGCAGCACTGGCGGACGAACTGGGCGGCGTGGCGGTCGCCTCCGATACGATCATGAGCACGCCCTGTGATGTCTTCAGCCCCAATGCGCTTGGCGCGATCCTCGATGATGCAGGCATCGCCGGGCTCGATTGCGCGATTGTCGCAGGCGGCGCCAACAACCAGCTCGCCCGGCCCGAGCACGGCACGCAGCTGGCCGCACGCGGCATTCTCTACGCGCCCGACTACGTCATCAACGCCGGTGGCATCATCTCGGTGGCGACCGAATATCTCGCCCGCCGCGAAGGCCGGATCGGCGATATCGCCGAGGTCGATGCGCTGGTCGGCCAGATCCCGGGACGGCTGACCGCGATCTGGCGCGAGAGCGAGGCGAGCGGCGTTTCGGCCGATGTTGTCGCCGACCGGATGGCGCAAAAGCTGATCGGACGCGGCTGA
- the ccmC gene encoding heme ABC transporter permease CcmC, whose amino-acid sequence MHIYANPTRFLSLAKWLTPLLFWSGLVLSLGAVAWGLFMVPPDRLMGETVRILFIHVPAAWLGMGGWAGIAISSAMLLIWKHPLAAISARAIAVPGMVFCAICLATGSIWGRPTWGTWWEWDGRLTSMLVLLFLYAGYIALTEAAEREGSSSKIAAIFGMVGAINVPIINRSVVWWNSLHQPPSITAGKSAIEATFLVPLLVAVLGFSLLFGGIVLMRMRALIAAQQVEARLRRRALDDDAAVAPSAAMEHA is encoded by the coding sequence ATGCACATTTACGCCAATCCCACCCGCTTTCTGTCGTTGGCCAAATGGCTGACGCCGCTTCTGTTCTGGAGCGGGCTCGTGCTGTCCTTGGGCGCGGTCGCCTGGGGCCTGTTCATGGTCCCGCCCGACCGGCTGATGGGCGAGACGGTGCGCATCCTGTTCATCCATGTTCCCGCCGCTTGGCTCGGCATGGGCGGCTGGGCCGGAATTGCGATTTCCAGCGCCATGCTGCTGATCTGGAAGCACCCGCTCGCGGCGATTTCGGCGCGGGCGATCGCGGTGCCGGGGATGGTGTTCTGCGCGATCTGCCTGGCTACCGGCTCGATCTGGGGCCGCCCGACCTGGGGCACCTGGTGGGAATGGGACGGGCGGCTGACCTCGATGCTGGTGCTGCTGTTCCTCTACGCTGGGTATATCGCGCTGACCGAAGCGGCCGAGCGCGAAGGGTCTTCGAGCAAGATTGCCGCGATTTTCGGCATGGTCGGCGCGATCAACGTGCCGATCATCAACCGTTCTGTGGTGTGGTGGAACTCGCTCCACCAGCCGCCGAGCATCACCGCGGGCAAGAGCGCGATCGAGGCAACCTTCCTCGTTCCGCTGCTGGTTGCCGTGCTCGGTTTCTCGCTGCTGTTCGGCGGCATCGTGCTGATGCGGATGCGCGCGCTGATCGCCGCACAGCAGGTCGAAGCACGACTGCGGCGCCGCGCGCTCGATGATGATGCGGCGGTTGCTCCGTCGGCGGCGATGGAGCACGCGTGA
- the ccmD gene encoding heme exporter protein CcmD, translating into MREQLNQWDFVILAYAVGIAALAALIIWSWRAMRHHEARRDAAKRR; encoded by the coding sequence ATGCGCGAACAATTGAACCAGTGGGATTTCGTGATCCTCGCCTATGCCGTCGGTATCGCGGCGCTGGCAGCGCTGATTATCTGGTCATGGCGCGCGATGCGGCATCACGAGGCCCGCCGCGACGCGGCCAAGCGGCGCTGA
- the ccmE gene encoding cytochrome c maturation protein CcmE, translating to MKAKHQRLILVIIALVAIVGAGLLAAWSLRNQANYFYLPEQMVATPPEVGQAVRLGGMVQAGSLVTEADGVTVNFKVTGNTEDAIPVRYSGILPDLFVEGSGVVAEGSLDERGVFVATNLLAKHDENYVPKELEGMGTDEAAKMASETTVGLKP from the coding sequence ATGAAGGCCAAGCATCAACGACTGATCCTCGTCATCATCGCGCTGGTCGCGATTGTCGGCGCGGGCCTGCTTGCCGCGTGGAGCCTGCGCAATCAGGCGAACTATTTCTACCTACCCGAACAGATGGTCGCGACCCCGCCCGAAGTGGGGCAGGCGGTGCGCTTAGGCGGGATGGTGCAGGCCGGTTCGCTCGTCACCGAAGCGGACGGCGTGACGGTGAACTTCAAGGTGACCGGTAACACCGAGGATGCGATCCCGGTGCGTTACAGTGGCATCCTGCCCGATCTGTTTGTCGAAGGATCGGGCGTGGTGGCCGAGGGCAGCCTCGACGAGCGCGGCGTGTTTGTGGCGACCAACCTGCTTGCCAAGCACGACGAGAACTACGTGCCCAAGGAGCTGGAAGGCATGGGCACCGATGAAGCCGCCAAGATGGCCTCGGAAACCACGGTCGGATTGAAGCCGTGA
- a CDS encoding heme lyase CcmF/NrfE family subunit, protein MIAEIGLAALWLAAALAVLQMISGAFALKAGEGEVNPLAIYARPAAVVQAGLAVLAFAMLLWAFATTDLSIKLVATNSHSMKPLIYKITGTWGNHEGSMLLWVGVLALSGGLLAAFERRLPERTISATLAVQGFVALGFYAFLLLSSNPFERLPVPAIEGVGLNPLLQDIGLAIHPPTLYAGYVGLSVAFSLAMGALLTREVNPAFARVMRRWVLGAWVLLTLGITAGSYWAYYELGWGGWWFWDPVENASLMPWLAATALMHSVSVLAARDALRTWTIMLGVLAFSMSMLGTFLVRSGVLTSVHAFAVDPERGAFILGLLGLYIGGAFTIFALRAGAVAEGKRFAAISREGALVFNNVMLSAILAIVLLGTLYPLVTEAFDVRVSVGPPYFNPASAMFAVPMFLVMAVGPLLRWKDDSPKRLKIEAMVIAALLIGAIALVSFFGQFPFLPLLGLGLAAALAVAAFLPLRGRALARVPLATWGMVLAHFGVAVSLFGMACEGAFTEERLAAVAVGGTEQVGGFSATLQSVTPVAGPNWTALEARLAVSEDGGEPVILTPQARSFWSPPQSTSESALLTRWDGQLYAVIGNQAADGRWQIRMWWKPFVTFIWYGGLLIALGGILAIIGRVQVEAKRRRASAIGDERRAGLAALGAEPVPAE, encoded by the coding sequence GTGATCGCCGAAATCGGTCTTGCCGCCCTGTGGCTCGCCGCAGCGCTTGCGGTGCTCCAGATGATTTCGGGCGCCTTTGCGCTCAAGGCGGGCGAGGGCGAGGTCAACCCGCTCGCCATCTATGCGCGCCCGGCCGCTGTGGTGCAGGCCGGCCTTGCGGTGCTTGCCTTCGCGATGTTGTTGTGGGCCTTTGCGACCACCGACCTTTCGATCAAGCTGGTGGCGACCAATTCGCATTCGATGAAGCCGCTGATCTACAAGATCACCGGCACTTGGGGGAACCACGAGGGCTCGATGCTGCTGTGGGTCGGCGTACTGGCGCTGTCCGGCGGGCTGCTGGCCGCGTTCGAGCGCCGCCTGCCGGAACGCACCATCAGCGCGACGCTGGCGGTGCAGGGCTTTGTGGCGCTGGGCTTCTATGCCTTCCTGCTGCTTTCCTCCAACCCGTTCGAACGCCTGCCGGTGCCGGCGATCGAAGGGGTCGGACTCAACCCGCTGCTCCAGGACATCGGCCTCGCGATCCATCCGCCGACGCTTTACGCAGGTTATGTCGGCCTGTCGGTCGCCTTCAGCCTTGCGATGGGCGCGCTGCTGACGCGCGAGGTCAACCCCGCCTTTGCCCGGGTGATGCGCCGCTGGGTGCTGGGTGCGTGGGTGCTGCTGACGCTGGGGATCACCGCTGGCTCTTACTGGGCCTATTACGAGCTTGGCTGGGGCGGCTGGTGGTTCTGGGATCCGGTCGAGAACGCCTCGCTGATGCCGTGGTTGGCGGCGACCGCGCTGATGCACTCGGTGAGCGTGCTTGCGGCGCGTGATGCGCTGCGGACGTGGACAATCATGCTGGGCGTGCTCGCCTTCTCGATGTCGATGCTCGGTACCTTCCTCGTGCGGTCGGGCGTGCTGACCAGCGTCCACGCCTTCGCGGTTGATCCGGAACGCGGTGCCTTCATCCTCGGGCTGCTCGGCCTCTATATCGGCGGGGCCTTCACCATTTTCGCCCTGCGCGCCGGTGCGGTCGCCGAGGGCAAGCGTTTTGCCGCTATAAGCCGCGAAGGCGCACTGGTGTTCAACAATGTGATGCTCTCTGCGATCCTCGCGATCGTGCTGCTCGGCACGCTTTATCCGCTGGTGACCGAGGCGTTCGACGTGCGCGTGTCGGTCGGCCCGCCCTATTTCAATCCGGCGAGTGCGATGTTCGCGGTGCCGATGTTCCTCGTGATGGCGGTCGGCCCGCTGCTGCGCTGGAAGGATGACAGCCCCAAACGCCTCAAGATCGAGGCAATGGTCATCGCCGCGCTGCTGATCGGCGCAATCGCATTGGTGAGTTTCTTCGGGCAGTTCCCCTTCCTTCCGCTGCTTGGCCTCGGGCTGGCGGCGGCGCTGGCGGTGGCGGCGTTCCTGCCGCTGCGGGGCCGCGCGCTGGCGCGCGTGCCGCTGGCGACCTGGGGCATGGTGCTGGCGCATTTCGGCGTGGCGGTCTCGCTGTTCGGCATGGCCTGCGAAGGGGCCTTCACCGAAGAGCGCCTCGCCGCAGTCGCAGTTGGCGGGACCGAGCAGGTCGGCGGTTTCTCGGCGACCTTGCAGAGCGTTACGCCGGTGGCCGGCCCCAACTGGACCGCGCTGGAAGCCCGCCTTGCTGTGAGCGAGGACGGAGGCGAGCCGGTGATCCTCACCCCGCAGGCGCGCAGCTTCTGGTCGCCGCCGCAATCGACAAGCGAAAGCGCGCTGCTGACCCGTTGGGACGGCCAGCTTTACGCGGTGATCGGCAATCAGGCGGCTGATGGGCGCTGGCAGATCCGGATGTGGTGGAAGCCGTTCGTGACCTTCATCTGGTATGGCGGCTTGCTGATCGCGCTGGGCGGGATCCTGGCGATAATCGGGCGGGTGCAGGTTGAAGCGAAGCGCCGCCGTGCCAGCGCCATCGGCGATGAACGCCGTGCCGGTCTGGCCGCGCTTGGCGCAGAGCCGGTACCGGCGGAGTAG
- a CDS encoding DsbE family thiol:disulfide interchange protein, protein MNNRLLLWVPLALFAFIADLAGYMLTQEKDQFVESTMIGQPLPDFALKPAFAGLPGAAKADFTGKPRLLNIWASWCLPCIAEAPQLEALKAQGVEIVGIAIRDRPEDVANFLARHGNPYVRIGADDISEVQLAIGSSGVPETFVIDAKGVIRYQHIGDIRPEHVKLLLAELEKAK, encoded by the coding sequence ATGAACAACCGCCTGCTTCTCTGGGTGCCGCTTGCCCTGTTCGCCTTCATCGCAGACCTCGCGGGCTATATGCTCACGCAGGAGAAGGACCAGTTCGTCGAAAGCACGATGATCGGTCAGCCACTCCCCGATTTCGCGCTCAAGCCCGCCTTTGCCGGACTGCCCGGTGCGGCCAAGGCGGACTTCACCGGCAAGCCGCGCCTGCTCAACATCTGGGCCAGCTGGTGCCTGCCGTGCATCGCCGAAGCCCCGCAGCTTGAAGCCCTGAAGGCGCAAGGGGTCGAGATTGTCGGCATCGCCATTCGTGACCGGCCCGAGGATGTCGCCAATTTCCTCGCCCGCCACGGCAATCCCTATGTCCGTATCGGCGCGGACGATATCTCCGAAGTGCAGCTGGCGATCGGTTCGTCAGGCGTGCCGGAAACCTTTGTGATCGATGCCAAGGGCGTGATCCGTTACCAGCACATCGGAGATATCCGCCCCGAACACGTCAAGCTGCTGCTGGCCGAGCTGGAGAAGGCGAAATGA
- a CDS encoding cytochrome c-type biogenesis protein, with translation MIRAALTLLLALFALPLAAQDSLPPAPYAYNQLDDPRLEAEATALMHTLRCLKCQSQSIADSDAPMAGDMRHQVRSRILAGESPEAIRAWLIARYGDYVSYEPEVSASTWPLFAVPVLLILIVAAVLLRRLGRRGAATPDDEGEAA, from the coding sequence ATGATCCGCGCCGCTTTGACGCTGCTGCTGGCGCTGTTCGCGCTCCCGCTTGCGGCGCAGGATTCGCTGCCGCCCGCGCCCTATGCCTATAACCAGCTCGACGACCCCCGGCTCGAAGCCGAGGCGACAGCGCTGATGCACACCCTGCGCTGCCTCAAGTGCCAGTCGCAGTCGATTGCCGACAGCGATGCGCCGATGGCGGGCGATATGCGCCATCAGGTCCGCAGCCGCATTCTCGCAGGCGAAAGCCCCGAGGCAATCCGTGCGTGGCTGATCGCGCGCTATGGCGACTATGTCAGCTACGAGCCCGAAGTCAGTGCCTCCACCTGGCCGCTGTTCGCGGTGCCGGTGCTGCTGATCCTCATTGTCGCAGCGGTGTTGCTGCGGCGATTGGGGCGGCGCGGCGCGGCAACACCGGATGATGAAGGAGAGGCGGCATGA